The following proteins are encoded in a genomic region of Acetobacter oryzoeni:
- a CDS encoding type II toxin-antitoxin system VapC family toxin has product MFLLDTNVVSELRKIRAGKADPNVAAWADSVEAEDLYLSAITVMELENGILRVERRDGATGTILRTWLEQHVLPAFEGRIFPVDTSVALRCTRLHVPDPRSERDALIAATALVHGKTVVTRNVADFLPCGVPLLNPWEPQPD; this is encoded by the coding sequence ATGTTCCTGCTGGACACGAACGTCGTTTCAGAACTGAGAAAAATCCGTGCCGGGAAAGCCGACCCGAATGTCGCGGCATGGGCGGATAGCGTGGAGGCAGAAGATCTGTATCTCTCCGCCATCACCGTCATGGAACTGGAAAACGGCATCCTGCGCGTGGAGCGCCGCGACGGAGCCACTGGCACGATCCTGCGGACCTGGCTGGAACAGCATGTCCTTCCTGCGTTCGAAGGGCGTATTTTTCCCGTCGATACATCCGTAGCCCTGCGCTGCACCCGGCTCCATGTCCCCGATCCCCGTTCGGAACGTGATGCCCTCATCGCCGCGACCGCGCTGGTTCATGGCAAGACGGTCGTGACCCGCAACGTCGCGGATTTCCTGCCATGCGGTGTCCCCCTGCTCAACCCGTGGGAACCCCAGCCGGACTGA